Genomic DNA from Stigmatopora argus isolate UIUO_Sarg chromosome 13, RoL_Sarg_1.0, whole genome shotgun sequence:
GACTTCCTTACCGCGTCTTTTTCAGGATTGCACACTTTGACCCAGAGAATGTGGTCCAGTAGCCAATCGATGGGCTTCTCCTTGTAGAACATGAAGATAAACTCCACAATGAGATTCAGGTCCGGCGCCTTGAACATCTTTCCTGAAGGAGAACACAAAAGTAAATGATGTCACTGACACAGAAGCTTATTAGCAAACAACATTTGAGTCGGATGAATCAATGGCTCGGAGGAAAAAGCCGTGGAGTTTGCGACAAAACATACCGATGAAGCCCAGCTGAGAAAACTCCAGGACCATCCAGTCCTCGGACGAGAGCTGGAGGGCAAAGTTCTTCATGGTGGCAAAGTAGTTGGGCTTGGCCACGATGTCGTCCTCCAACTGAGGGAGAAGAAGACGTGCAGGATTGAGGCGGAATCaagcatattttgttttttgttttggtggagTGGAGGGGGGATTACAACGCTCACAAAAAGGGAAAGAGCCATGAAAAGACGCAAGAACGACTGAACACCAAAGCAGGTCGAGTGGAAATACCTCTTCCCTTCAGCTGAGAGCAGAGAATGGAAATGACAGTGCATGCATTAGATTAACAACAAGCATGCCTTCTCCAATATTTTGCTTCTCCAATGTTGTTTATGGCCTGAAAATATTGCTGCGAGAATACATTTTATCTTGGCAGAATTGAATACTGGATTATTTTGCACGGACATGCTCATAACGTttaatttttcctaaaaaagctttatttttcatcaatCCAAACCATTGTTTTTctaatcattttcaaaatattaaagTTGTTTTAGTTACAAGTATCAGCAAAGCATTCAAACATCCAAAGcgctgcccagtttttattggatggtagaaaatgcaaaatatcaatgaATATGGCCCGCACATGAAGCTTAAATCCAGCCTACATTGCACTTCTcagttttaacactagatggagcggGTCACTTAATCAGCGACTGAGGGGGGGGCAAAAcctgacaacattttttttagtagtgAAAAATACAAGTATCTGTATTTTGGATAATTTTGCTGCTCTGATTGGTTTGGATTCTGGGATAGAAATTTTTTAGTGGCTGACATTGAAAGAGTTCAGAATACGAGCCGCCTCAGCATTTCCGGTCTATTGGTGACACatttgggggaagaaaaaaaaccggcaggcaaaaaaagacagatgaTTGCAGCAGAAGTCAAAGAGGATTAGGCTGTCACTAAGTCAGCAAGCAAGCCGTGGTTTTATGAGCGGAAAACCACTGACAAAAATGCAGAAACCCACATTTGCTGCTTTCAATTCAGTGGAACAGAGATGCAAAACATCTTTACCTGAACATAATAAACTCCTTTGTTCACGGCATACATCATGAGGAAGGAATAGTCCAGGTTCTGCTTCGTCCGCCATCTAAACAATATACCAAAACAATCAATGTTGTTGACcaattacagtcatacctccacttacgaaattttcaggttacatgtttttttatatatgcaaatgagtgaaagGGTATGCATTTTAAATAACTTCCTCTGCTctacattaaaaagaaaacggTGGCATTTGATTTCCCGACATTGTATCGTATCTCGTCTCGAATcctaatccgattttttttttcttgaaacgcCAACCTTCTTCCATAAGCACATCAATCGAAAGAATAGCGGCGTGTTCCACCAGACGCGCGGCTTGTATTACCCCGCGTGCCGGCGTAAACAAACACTCGTGCCAACACAAACAAGACTGGTCTGCGTTCCAGGTCGATGACGATCCCATGGCGTACGCCCGTTTCTCGGGAGCCGCCGGTCGGCCGACCAGAAAGGAAACGCTGACGACAAAAGCTAGAGAGAGCGGGGGAGCGCCGCTTCTGCTGACCTTGATGTGACTTAGACAAATGCTTTTAGAATACTAATCAGCCGACTAAAAGCCGACTCCCTCCCGCCGGCTCATCCTTTCAGTTCGGCGCTCCCAAAATAAAGCGTCCCGGCGGAGCATTCGGCGGCTCACGTACTTGACTCGGTCTTTACGGTCGCCGAACGTCTCCTTAAGGTTGTCCAGGTCTGGATAAAAGGTGGTAGGAGGGGAAATAACCTCCAGCAAACCCGAATTGAGCTCCACGGAGAACCTGAGGGAAGACGAGACGAGACCAGGCGTGAGTGAAGTGACCCCGGGGAACGCCGAGAGCCAATCGAAGGCGCTCCTACTCGTTCTGGAGGCCGGAAACCACACTCTGAACGTACTCCAGGTCCGTCTGCGGAAGAAAGCGGGCGCCACTTTAGAGCGCGGCGCCGCCACGCGACCGCGGGCGGGGCGACCCCTCACCTCCCCGACGAAGACGATGATCACGCAGTCGAGCTTCTCCTCCGGAGACAGCTTGTCGATGAGCGAATGCAGCGTCTCGGCCAGATACGACTTGACTTTGCGCTTGACGGTGGGGATGCCCATCACCATGGTAACTGGGAGGAGAGCAGATGAGTTTTAATCAAAGCGAGACCAACGGCGAACGCTCGCCGTTCGACGTCGAGTTGATTAGATTGGCTGGAATTGGCGGGCGGGGCGGAGGGCCGGATGGGAAGAGGGAGGGAACGCTGGATGCAAAAGCTCCCACAGAGGCAATTTGAAACGACGTCTCGGTCAGCAATGACtcggaggggggaaaaaaaaatcaaatgcttCTGTTTACGAGCGCTGAGGGACGAGAGAATGGAATGGAGGCGGGAATTGCGAATGGTGGGACTCAATCAATTCATGAGCTTCTGCTATGAATGACAGACTTTTTGGCCCAGTGCTACAATGTTCCACACATCACGTTGATGTTCCCGTAACCTATGCATACATTAACTAACAACAGGTTATTCcagaacacttaaaaaaagagcaTACATACTAGGAGAGGTCGAGACCAAAGTGAGTTGTTTCCATAAGGAGTGTTCTCGTTAAGATGCCGAAAAATCCCTCAGAACAACAATACAATAGATTCTGATTGATGGTTACAATGCTAACACGTTTACCGCAATCACATTTAATAAAGGCCAAGGGTTCGAAACCAAACCGGAGTGCACGCTGTGGGTTTCAGAAAAGGGGGCCAACCGACCGAGCATCTACGCAGCGTGGAGAATCTGTCCCACTTTCGCATTGTGTACCTCACGCCGAACACCGCCATGTATGGTGACGCCCACcagcatttaaataaaaaaaaatctaggtcAAAGATGAAAGGAAAGCGAGGGAGGAAGCAAATAAAAAAGTGACAGCATGCTAGCGGATGCTAGCAGACAGTGAACGTGTGTTAATGCATCCAAGTGCGAGGCCCCATCAGCCATAATGCATCCGTCGTTAATCGTTGCTCATTCCGTACGTTCAAACTGGTGCTTAATCTTTTGCTGATCTGCTTCCAGAGTATGACCGCTCGATACTAAATAACTTCCCCGGGGGTTTTCCATCATTCACTTTGAAATCACACAAAAGTGCAACAACATTTGAATGGGATCAAGGGCAACAGAGTGGCAACTTTACAATTTGATGCACTCAACAAAAGCTATTTTCGGGGATTTGGCCGCGTTTGCGCGGGCGCAATTTGGCTGTCGCGCATGCATGCTTCGTATGGTGAGTTGTCAGGAAGATGGTGATGACTGACACTGTTTTTCTTTGGCTGTAAAGGCAAAGAAGGAAAACGGAGTGATAAATGGAAGAAACTTGGACTTGGGAAGTAAAGCCATCTCCGTCCTGACTACAAAGTAAAACACACACTTGAAAATTGCTCACTCCATGTATCTTTCTCTATTGAAATGAATGGTCATTTTAAGAATCCATTCTAAAACCCAGACATACAGAGATACATTGAACAAGAGTTTCATAAAGGAGTCTACGTTCCCGTCACAATattttttaccgtattttcttgcatatacgccgtatttgtaagtcaaaaaaatgatgactgaatcaagggtacgtaCACTTATAAGCGCGcaagacttacagcattgctgTACTCCTTTTTTTCACCTGTAGAtttcggcaaattaacatttagtatttgtgggttattttctgttttgcagtaagaaaacaacctttACTTGATGAATGACTAACTTCCTTTTAttaaccctaataatgtgcttttaattCATACAGAAATAAAACGTggggtgatttttcttaagattttcccttcaaagtaacacatttatactccctattaaaaccataaatatggaggtgaaaattgtgaatcaaggggcggcttgtacgcgagaaattgtaaaatgcaacaattttaagggtgtggcttatacgcggtggtggcttatatgcgagaaaatacggtatcataGTAGAAGGTACACGGTACTCCAGCACTGAATTTTTGGGGCTATAAGTTGTAGCAGCCAAAGAATatgaaataaagaggaaaaaatatagaGCAAtacaagtcgcatttttgggagggcaatatttATTCCTATACTcctattttcttatatttcattttatcagAATCCAAAAACAATCTTGACAGGACGGGGAGCACACGTGTAGTATTTCCAGGCCAACAGGTTAGAATATTATCGGTCATGGACCGTAAAAGGCAGTGCAAAGTTCAGCCTGTTTGACATGTGTTGCGACATGAGCCTTCCAAAAATGGCTTTCATTGTGGCAATCAACCACTAAAACCCAgtacaatgaaaatgaaaatgcgtGGGCCATTTAGCCATGCCATTTGTGTTGCCCATTGCTCAATTTCAGCACAAGCGTGGCGAGTGACATCCGTTTACAAACTTAAAAAACGAACCATACATTTTAAATTCCCAAACGTTTCTACTGGATTCCACTGAAAATGATGTGATCGGTCCCAATTTCAATCCGACAAATTCTGGAACATGGCCAATAAAAACGCTTTTTATTGCTTTTAAAGGGTTTTGAAGCATTCCAAATCAAGCGAGGCGGAGGTTAAAGAGTGCAAAGTCGCATggggctttttaaaaaagactcgTAATACACGTGGACTAAAAGTGACTGCTGTGTACACACACATTCCTTGGGGAGGACTCGGTACATGACAAGCCCGGAAGATATTTACAATCAACCTGTCACAAATTGCAGGCGTGTAGACGCAAGACCCTCGTAAAAACGCAGAGATGCCGAATGGGATGCTCACCTCCGGTGCGTCCCACGCCGACTTGTACGGCGGGTTGCAGGCTGCCCTCGTTGTTGAGCAAGTGAGGCATGTGGTGGTAGATGTTTGGCACGTGGAGTGGCTTCCTGTTGGCCAGCTGCCTCAAAAGTTTCTGGGTTTCATCTGAAAAGGTTTGGTTCATTGTGTCGTTAGCACTTTGTATTTGGGAgctgacagcacaaatagggacatttcatcactttattcaaatttcctttttttttttttgttcttggaaaaaaaaaatctgaaattttTAGTGACTTTATgtttagggcaagggtgtcagactctggttggttcgcggcccgcattaacgtcaactcggtttcgtgtgggccggaccattttagatataatatttaattttttttatataaatggattaaaagaactggatcaaaagccctaaatattccgttttttatagatctaaaaaaagtgtttatttgagctatttttcttagtaagggaaaatcactTTTAATCATTGTGTtctatattaaagtggaaaacagaaaatgtttttatatatttttagattttacaaaatgatttttgaactaaaaacacagaaaaaatggattaaaaaattgtaattattgattaaaaaggggaaaaataaggaaatataatatacatctatatctatcattttaatttgatcctaaaacagaaagtcggcactcatgatttactttcccgggccacacaaaatgatgtggcgggccagatttggcccccgggccaccactttgacacctgtttaGGCCTTACAGTTGCATGTGGTACcaaagtaaaaatgtattttggtgaCTGTTCAATATTTGCCTATCAATAATAAATGCCAGGCATCAGAAAATTAAACCGCTCTGGTTAATCGGTTACCTGAGAAGGTGGCGAGGTTATCTTTGCTGCTGTTGGTTTCGGCAATGGCGCGGCGAAACTGCTCCAGGATACCGTTGAGCTCGGACGAGCGCTGCAGCGTCCGGTGCTCGGCCACACGTAGGCGCTCTTTCAAGGTGTGGAACTCCCGCTGGTATGCTACCAGTTTCTCTGTAAAGACCAGCGGAAAGTCGTCAGTGAGAGAGCTTTCAAAAGACAACCATGACAACAATCGGTCACGTGTGCTCGTCTATCGAGCTCGTTTTTACGGGGGCCGTCTAAGTTTATGACCGAGCGCCGTTCCTACGGTGAAAGCCAAACTCAAACGCTAACAATGGCGGTCACTGCGCGTGCCTTCCTGGGTCACATAgcaacacacttaaaaaaacgtTCTTTTGTAATACCGTTGCACAAATGGATTCAATTCATGACGGCGATCTTTATGGGAGAAGGCTTTTCTATTCAGGTTGAAacattcagtaaaaaaaatggctgttgaCGAAGCTAGCAAAGATGTTAAACAACATTCATTGGTGTGAAGGGTTAGATTAATTcactgtgaagaaaaaaaatcagttcagACTTTCTTTCACG
This window encodes:
- the mgat4a gene encoding alpha-1,3-mannosyl-glycoprotein 4-beta-N-acetylglucosaminyltransferase A, whose product is MRLRNGTVATALIFFTSFLSLSWYNAWQNGKEKLVAYQREFHTLKERLRVAEHRTLQRSSELNGILEQFRRAIAETNSSKDNLATFSDETQKLLRQLANRKPLHVPNIYHHMPHLLNNEGSLQPAVQVGVGRTGVTMVMGIPTVKRKVKSYLAETLHSLIDKLSPEEKLDCVIIVFVGETDLEYVQSVVSGLQNEFSVELNSGLLEVISPPTTFYPDLDNLKETFGDRKDRVKWRTKQNLDYSFLMMYAVNKGVYYVQLEDDIVAKPNYFATMKNFALQLSSEDWMVLEFSQLGFIGKMFKAPDLNLIVEFIFMFYKEKPIDWLLDHILWVKVCNPEKDAKHCERQKSSLRIRFRPSLFQHVGLHSSLAGKIQKLTDKDFLKPLLHKIHVNPPAEISTSMKVYQGHTLEKTYLGEDFFWAVTPKAGDYILFKFDRPISIERFLFRSGNQEHPGDKMQNTTVEILPVSESGPQTKEKYNRTEDRFYRIGQFEKGVAEGAVDPCFNPVLALRLSVLQNSPVWTILSEIHIKRIAG